CCGGTGCTGCAGTGGCTCACCCTGCCGGCCCTGCCGGTGGCCCTGCTGCAGCAGGCCGTGCCGTTCGGCGGGTTCCTGCTGTTCCTGGTGCTGTTCCTCGCGGTGGTGCGCAACCCGCGGGTGCCTTACCTGATCCGCTTCAGCGTGCTGCAGGCGATCCTGATCGACATCCTGTTGGTGCTGGTGGGACTGGTGTTCAGCATTCTCCTGGCCCCGATGGGCGTCGGCTTCGCCCTGCGCACCCTGAGCAACACCGTGTTCCTGGGGGCGATGGTGCTGGTGCTGTTCGGCGTGGTGCAGAGCCTGCGGGGCGAGGAGGCCGACCTGCCGGCCGTCTCCGCCGCCGTGCGGATGCAGCTCTACTGAGGAGCCACGCCGCTGCGATAGGTTGGGCGATCCGTCGCTGGTGGACCAGGCACAGGCCCTGTCCACCGGCCACCGCCCTTCCCATGCCCGTACGGGCTTCTCCGACAGGCGACTCCATGACGCAGCCCTACTACGAAACGATGTACATCCTTCGTCCGGACATTCCGGAGGAGGAGGTCGAGAGCCACATCACCAAGTACCGCGATCTGGTGATCGAAGCCGGTGGCGAGGTGCTCGACTGCCAGATGCGCGGCAAGCGCCGGCTGGCCTACTCGATCGACAAGCATCGCGAAGGC
This sequence is a window from Cyanobium sp. PCC 7001. Protein-coding genes within it:
- a CDS encoding Tic20 family protein, whose product is MQGAPLWHRLLAALAYLLPWADAVGFGRGLFSLFPVLQWLTLPALPVALLQQAVPFGGFLLFLVLFLAVVRNPRVPYLIRFSVLQAILIDILLVLVGLVFSILLAPMGVGFALRTLSNTVFLGAMVLVLFGVVQSLRGEEADLPAVSAAVRMQLY
- the rpsF gene encoding 30S ribosomal protein S6, translated to MTQPYYETMYILRPDIPEEEVESHITKYRDLVIEAGGEVLDCQMRGKRRLAYSIDKHREGIYVQLNHNGDGQQVAPLERAMRLSEDVIRYLTVKQDGPMPAPRAVGGGAGDAAPQPATV